Within Bos indicus x Bos taurus breed Angus x Brahman F1 hybrid chromosome 2, Bos_hybrid_MaternalHap_v2.0, whole genome shotgun sequence, the genomic segment GGAACAAAAGAGccaataaaagaggaaaaaccaCCTCCCCAGACAATCCCACGCTGggggctggtggggggtgggggcgggcagggCACATTAACATTTGACTTCCACACACTAAAGAACACCAGGAGGTTAAGTGGAGCCACAGGAAACGTCCCATCCCCGAAAACCAGGACATTTAGATTtggaattttaagttttatacataaaaaaaaaaaaaaaaaaaactttcaaaactcaCGGCACCAAAATATAGCTAAAATTAAATCCGTTTAAACATAGAGGAGGGGGGAAATAGCCAAACCACACTGTGTTCAGTTCCCTGAGGGCTCTTCCACAGACCCTTCTGAGTTGCGGCAATAACAAGTTTCCTTAAAAATCCCCCACTTTTCTATTTCTAGGGTCGAAGAGTATCACAAAAATCCAAATAgctattatcagaaaaaaataaacggACGATCCTTAAACTGTAGACCTTGTTTCAGGagctgccctgcccacctccacctccctcctcgtTCTTAGTGCTTCCCAGCGGGGTCCGTCCTGACAACCAGGGTCCCCGCCTTGGGTCCAGTCCCCGTGTTTGTTTTCCCGGACAGTGACCAAACAGGACAGGAAAACTCCTCCATCTAGGGGCTGCTCCAGACATCCagcccccctctccctccctgacagtctcctcccccctccctacATCTTTCCCTCTGCAAGGCTGTCCAGAAAAGGGGGCTCGGGACTCGAAGAAGTCCGGGATGGGAGGAAGGGTGGGTGCTCGGTCTGAAAATAAACACTCTCGCTTCCTGGGGTAAGGGCTAAAAAAGCGATTAGAAAAGCCTGCCCAGTAGAAATACCACCTGAATGTACCTCCTCCCTTTCCCACTGCAACAAGCCCAGTCACTAACTAATCAGCTAAGACAAATCCCCTGGAAAACTTTTGCAAACGGGCAGAGAGGACCCTCTCCCCAGCCGGGGGGCTCCCGGGGACGGGGCTGGAGTTTGCAGCCCTGGAAGGGCTCACCGGGGAACGGGGTGGGGCGCGGGCGAGGGGTGCAGGGGCGGAGTACCTTCCACGGACAGGAACTGGCAAAGAGTTTCAAAATAGCCGAGTGCTCTCCCCCACGCCCTCGGGGGTCGCGAGCGCTAGGACCGGGGCTCCCCGAAAGGAGGCCAGCCCCCAATTCGGGCCTAAAAGGAAACTTTCCGGGCCGCGGCTGCACCTGACTCCTCCAccgcccctccaccccaccccacgcccgcaaggccgcccgccccgccccggcctgGGCCGCCCGGAGCGCAGAGGAGGGGGAGAAATAAATCCAACTATTACCGGAATCGGGGGTGGGGGACGTCGTCGAGAGACTCGGGGGAGGGAGCGGCTGGACGCCCATTCCCCACTCTTAGGCCCTGACGCCCCTGTCCCGGCCACCCCGGGCCTGCCGCCCCGCCGGGGAACCTCCGGGGGGCCCGCGCAGAATTCGGCCCAGCAGCGCTGCCGTCCCGCCTGGAGGCCCCGAGGGACCCGAAGGGGCGCGAGGAGGCCCGGGGTGCGGGGGCAGGGGACAGGGCGCGGCCGCTACGGGGCCCGCCGGCCCGAGGCCTAACCGGCACCCCCAACCCCCCCGCTCCACACCCCTACCCCGGCCCGCGCAGGCCGCGCCGCTCGCCCCGCTTCGGCCCCGGCTGGACCCCTGGCCGGCGGCCCGCCGTCGTTGCCCGTGGGCGCCCCCCCAGGCCCCCgagtccccagcccccaccaccccgGCGCCGGCCCTCTCACCCTTTCATTCTCTGCCCGAGGCCTGGCGCGGGCCGGCGAATCCCCGGCCTCACGTAAGCGTGCTCGCCGCCCGCCCTGCCTGCGCGGCCCAGCCCGCCGCCCTACGGGAGCCCGGGGATGTGGGCCGGGCCTGGGGCCGCTTCTGCTTACCTttcagctgcttttttttttttttctccttccccccTTTTCCCTCGGCTGGGCTGACAGATCAGAGTGAGAGGCGCTGGCAATGGACTAGGAAGCTCGGCTGCCGCTGCTACTGCTCCCCCCTGGGCTCCAGCGAGAGCCTTTCCCTGTCAAGCAAGAGGGGTGaggatcatatttttattttggaaactaaAAAGTGCTCCCAGGGTCGGTGATTATTAAGGGGAAATCCCTGAATATACTCTCCAGCCAAGAAGGCAGGGCTGCCGGGGCTGCACAAGAAGAGGCAGCAGCCTCCTACAGCACCACTACAGGCACTGCGAGGACATAACACCAGAGAGCCGCTCCTCTGCCCTCCGAAACGACAACTTTCCTACCATCTTGGAGGCAGAGCAAAGGGGGGCCAGGGGGAAAAGTGCACCCGCTCCCGATAAAGTACAAATTTATGCTTCTCATCTCTGGAAAAAAGTCCACACCGGCCGTCTCCACCGGCGCCTGGGGGAGAAAGCGGGGAAGAAACTGGGGGTGCCTCAGAAACGTTTGCGTTTACTCCAGGGGGGAAAATGTTTCTGCATCTTCTGATGGAAAGAAATCTTTACAAGACACAGGTTTTCCGGTgattattgttttctgttttctatttaatttttttttccatgttcgTGATAGcggtatttgaattttttttcagcctaataatgattttttttttttccattacagaTCTAAGTTCTGGGTTTGATGGTCACTTTATAAATTTGAACTTCAAGATACTTCCTAGCCACTTTATTTGTCTGCTTATTTATACGTTTTTGTGTATAGAgatatttctttccttatatatataaatttatgttatatattcCCTTCCAAACTGAGATTGCTGGAAGACAATTTTAAAGGgatgtcttttgtctccttttcccAAAGCAATGTAAATAAAACCTATTGACTGTCCAGAAAGGAAAGATACAGCTGTTTATTTTTCACAGTGCAAATTAAGACAGAGATCACTGGGGGGTTAAATACAACTCAAGTATAACTGACCGTGTTTCTAGAAATAATCCTAACGCTCTTATGGTCTGCTTGTGAAGAAAGATTACTGGAAAACTCCAAATAGGCTATAAAGACAGCTTTAGATTTTCTTTAGGTAAAGTTGCTTACTTAGAATTATATCcaggcatttaatttttttgttgttgtttagtttatatcctttaaaatttagatttttggTGCATTGCACATGTTGCTGACCACTTTCTGTGTCACAGAATTGAGAATGAGTGTGTCTGCTTTTGTTAGAGTTGAAATGTTCAGAACTTCCAATGTGTTGCCAAGCTATGAATTAGTTTTAATATATTACAATGGATGTCATGAATCAGCTTTTCTTCAATAAGCAAAAGGTTAGTAGATAGAGGGGATCAAAGTTACCCAGGATGGGGGGATCAAAGCTGAGATAACAGAAAGATGAGGGACAGAAGGATGCTGCTCACTTGCAGCAATGCCACAGAAATCTTACTGGAGGAAAACAAATCGCAGAGATATTTTGCTAATTTtgtaaagaaagagaagaatactagaaaatgaacaaaagatctttttctatttttacaggAAATGATGAATCTTGtactaaaagttatttttctgatGCAGATTGCCTGACATAGTGGAAATGAATTTGTAAAGCAGTGTCTTATATCAGTAGAATATTTAAttcctttaatttaaaattgactAAAAAGCATGTAAAAATAACTGATGACTCaccttaaaatgtttattttttgagctTCCAAATGTCAAAATTCCCATAATATTAAAGTGAGTTCAGATAATGCATATAACAGATACTAAGTATTTTCATTCTCACCCACATCTTTATTATCTCAGTTTGAATACGGTACCTGAATAGTCTTGgtttttttctagattttttatcTTACTATTTGCTAGAAAAATCTgaagtaattaaaaaattaactgattCTTAATATCTCAGAAGCCTCAGTTTTAAAGTTGTGTTCTATTTacaattttggggtttttttcagtGTTTAGAAATCAAACACTTCGGTCATAACAAGGAAATCCGTTCCCTTAATGAAATCTAGTGGAGttgaaaaatatgattttgagCAACTTGTTCCTTATGCATGACATGACTTTGtagaaatactttcaatttttcaagaCATTAAGATGTGTTTGATTTCAGCTGACTGCACCCTTTTATGCAGTCCCTCTTGTGACCAGCAAGCTTTTTTGAGGGATACCTGTATGCGGATAGGGGTATGTTCATAACATGGTGCAAATATGGTACCATTTCAGTGTCTTTCTCTTTGTAACGTTTGACTTGTACAGGGCTGTGATCCATTAAGTTTTTCCACCAGCTGAGCTAAATAGCCTAGTCTGAGGGAATTACAgcccaaacaaaaaagaaatcctgcTACAGTTGCAACATGGGTGAATttgattcacttcagttcagtcactcagtcgtgtccgactctttgcgaccccatggatcgcagcacgccaggcctccctgtccatcaccaactcccggagttcactcagactcacgtccatcgagtcagtgatgccatccagccatctcatcctctgtcgtccccttctcctcttgcccccaatccctcccagcatcagagtcttttccaatgagtcaactctttgcatgaggtggccaaagtactggagtttcagctttagcatcattccttccaaagaaatcccagggctgatctccttcagaatggactggttagatctccttgcagtccaagggactctcgaggcttctccaacaccacagttcaaaagcatcaattcttcggcgcttagccttcttcgcagtccaactcttacatccatacatgaccacaggaaaaaccatagccttgattagacgcacctttgttggcaaagtaatgtgtctctgcttttgaatatactgtctaggttggtcataactttccttccaaggagtaagcgtcttttaatttcgtggctgcagtcaccatctgtagtgattttggagcccagaaaaataaagtctgacactgtttccactgtttccccatctatttcctataaagtgatgggaccggatgccatgatcttcgttttctgaatgttgagttttaagccaattgtttcactctcctctttcactttcatcaagaggctttttagttcttcttcacttcttgccataagggtggtgtcatctgcatatctgaggttattgatatttctcctgacaatcttgattccagcttgtgtttcttccagtccagcgtttctcatgatgtactctgcatagaagttaaataagcagggtgacaatgtacagccttgacataatccttttcctatttggaaccagtctgttgctccatgtccagttctaactgtagcttcctgatctgcatacagatttctcaagaggcgggtcaggtggtctggtattcccatctctttcagaattttccacagtttattgtgatccacacagtcacaggctttggcaatgtcaataaagcagaaatagatgtttttctggaactctcttgctttttccatgatccagtggatgttggtaatttgatctctggttcctctgccttttctaaaaccagcttgaacatctggaagttcacggttcatatattgctgaagcctggcttggagaattttgagcattactttactaccgtgtgagatgagtacaattgtgcggtagtttgagcattctttggcattgcctttctttgggattggaatgaaaactgaccttttccagtcctgtggccactgctgagttttccaaatttgctggcatattgagtgcagcactttcacagcatcatcttttaggatttgaaatagctcagctggaattccatcacctccactagctttgttcgtagtgatgctttctaaggcccacttgacttcacattccaggatgtctggctctaggtcagtgatcacaccatcatgattatctgggtcgtgaagatcttttttgtacagttcttctgtgtattcttgccacttcttcttagtatcttctgcttctgttaggtccataccatttctgtcctttatcgagcccatctttgcatgacatgttcccttggtatctctaattttcttgaagagatctctagtctttcccattctgttgttttcctctatttctttgcattgatctctgaggaaggctttcttatctcttcttgctagtctttggaactctgcattcagatgcttatatctttccttttctcctttgcttttcgcttctcttcttttcacagctatttgtaaggcctccccagacagccattttgcttttttgcatttcttttccatggggatggtcttgatccctgtcccctgtacactgtcacgaacctcattccatagttcatcaggcactctatctatcagctctaggcccttaaatctatttctcacttccactgtataatcatacaggatttgatttaggtcatacctgaatggtctagtggttttccccacttgcttcaatttaagtctgaatttggtaataagaagttcatgatctgagccacagtcagctcccagtcttgtttttgctgactgtatagaggttctccatctttggctgcaaagaacataatcaatctgattttggtgttgaccatctggagatgtccatgtgtagagtcttctcttgtgttgttggaagacggtgtttgctatgaccagtgcattttcttggcaaaactccattagtctttgccctgcttataTTTGCTTTGgcctgtattccaaggccaaatttgcctgttatccaggtgtttcttgacttcgtacttttgcattccagtcccctataatgaaaaggacatcttttttgggtgttagttctaaaaggtcttgtaggtcttcatagaactgttca encodes:
- the LOC113900345 gene encoding protein transport protein SEC31-like, with translation MEVFPRGRNLSPKRNQLVTLNCQKQECPQEKEEILFHGGATQAGGPSESAGSKKSSFKKFQQLSQEDRNGYLPGNELLKGQFPVLHYTQSLAQCPEVNSCSGPESLSDSQKRLRTTKPNFSTTSAVIYTRMDPKSASDYRKTTTLPLATTKEAEVINERSGTGFSKLYYHSDKHPTFPSHIQEKKPNQVTEHPKCNQGKKERSGKRVSLRVSQKSQDESLQLRFWDKIYLMEALTPLSRPPRACRPAGEPPGGPRRIRPSSAAVPPGGPEGPEGARGGPGCGGRGQGAAATGPAGPRPNRHPQPPRSTPLPRPAQAAPLAPLRPRLDPWPAARRRCPWAPPQAPESPAPTTPAPALSPFHSLPEAWRGPANPRPHIRVRGAGNGLGSSAAAATAPPWAPARAFPCQARGPRRQGCRGCTRRGSSLLQHHYRHCEDITPESRSSALRNDNFPTILEAEQRGARGKSAPAPDKVQIYASHLWKKVHTGRLHRRLGEKAGKKLGVPQKRLRLLQGGKCFCIF